The Streptomyces capitiformicae genome contains the following window.
TTGCTCTCGTAGGAGTCCTTGAACAGGTACAGGATCGTGCCGACCGCGCCCACGTAGAAGACGGCGCCGCAGAAGATCGCGGTGGAGACGTGGATGTACAGCCAGTACGAGTGGAGGGCGGGAACCAACTGGTCGCTGGCGGTGTACAAGACAGTGACGGCGAGACCGAGATCGAGGAGGACCGTGGTGATCAGCGGCAGGCCCAGCCAGCGCACGTTCTTCTTCAGCGCGAGCAGCGCGAGGTACACCCCGACGGCCACGGTGGAGAAGGTGATGTTGAACTCGTACATGTTGCCCCACGGCGCCCGCTGCACCGAGAGCGCCCGCGTGAGCACACCGCCGAACTCGATGGCGAAGGCCAGCACGGTGAGGGACACGGCGATACGGCCGTAGAGGTCGCCCTGCTCGTCCCCGCCGTGCGCCCCGGGCCCGTCCGGCACGTCCCGAGCCCCGGCGGCGGCCCGCACGACCACCTTCGGCCGCTCCAGCACGGAGGTGCCCCCGGCTGACTTCACGGTCACCGCGGGCGCGTCCGCCTTCTTGCCGGCGCCCTTCGCGTCGGCGGTCAGCGCGGCAGCGGTACGCCCGACCTTGCTGCGGCTACCGAAGAGCCA
Protein-coding sequences here:
- the ccsB gene encoding c-type cytochrome biogenesis protein CcsB, whose amino-acid sequence is MTLAAATNENLASISNTLIYSAMAVYTLAFFAYITEWLFGSRSKVGRTAAALTADAKGAGKKADAPAVTVKSAGGTSVLERPKVVVRAAAGARDVPDGPGAHGGDEQGDLYGRIAVSLTVLAFAIEFGGVLTRALSVQRAPWGNMYEFNITFSTVAVGVYLALLALKKNVRWLGLPLITTVLLDLGLAVTVLYTASDQLVPALHSYWLYIHVSTAIFCGAVFYVGAVGTILYLFKDSYESKLASGGRPGHFATSVMERLPSSASLDKFSYRVNAAVFPLWTFTIIAGAIWAGDAWGRYWGWDPKETWSFITWVFYAAYLHARATVGWKGRKAAYIAIAAFVSWLWNYYGVNILVTGKHSYADVGLAVLQSVGV